A stretch of the Rosa rugosa chromosome 5, drRosRugo1.1, whole genome shotgun sequence genome encodes the following:
- the LOC133709900 gene encoding E3 ubiquitin-protein ligase RHF1A, translated as MASFAPSSSSSDNPIPIWTPSSSVSAFPDEPYEDSCSICLEPFCSDDPATITSCKHDYHLHCILEWSQRSKECPICWQLLVLKDPASQGLLDVVQNEKRSRARNISSIAPPTFHNSSEDFDFEHDSFSDDSDLDERIMQHLAAASSRARYVRRRERHRYSGLGPSNGFNFSPRENVSGMEQAHPTSPEERPSFTYGSPGGDSPTSPRPPVVQPPPSFICSTAANNDVPFKPRVLFGQPTPNGPQRQSPSEMLNFPESIKSKLSAASARYKESISKGTRGLKEKLLARNNSVKEMSKGVQREMTAGIAGVARMFERLDLTSKKPGAPTPVSGRSGGTSNFSVKGKAVLENVIVQSCNKSSGRIADESSEAPSQIIRLT; from the exons ATGGCATCTTTCgctccttcctcttcttcttctgataaCCCAATACCCATCTGGACTCCATCCTCCTCTGTATCTGCTTTTCCCGACGAGCCGTATGAAGACTCCTGCAGTATCTGCCTCGAGCCTTTCTGCTCCGATGACCCAGCCACT ATTACCAGCTGCAAACATGACTATCATCTCCACTGTATATTAGAATG GTCACAAAGAAGTAAAGAATGCCCAATTTGTTGGCAGTTACTTGTCTTGAAGGATCCGGCTAG CCAAGGGCTTCTAGATGTTGTACAGAATGAGAAGCGCTCAAGGGCAAGAAACATATCTTCCATTGCCCCCCCAACTTTTCATAATTCCTCTGAGGACTTTGACTTTGAACAT GATTCGTTCTCAGATGACTCCGATTTGGACGAGCGTATTATGCAGCATCTTGCTGCTGCGTCTAGCAGGGCTCGTTATGTACGCAGAAGGGAAAGACACAGATATTCTGGACTGGGCCCTTCCAATGGTTTTAATTTTTCCCCTCGTGAAAATGTTTCTGGTATGGAGCAAGCACACCCAACTTCTCCTGAAGAACGTCCAAGTTTCACCTATGGTTCACCAGGAGGTGATTCACCAACTTCTCCAAGACCACCTGTTGTTCAACCTCCACCATCTTTTATCTGCAGCACTGCTGCCAACAATGATGTTCCTTTCAAACCAAG AGTTCTCTTTGGCCAGCCAACACCTAATGGACCACAAAGACAAAGCCCATCTGAGATGCTCAATTTTCCAGAGTCAATCAAATCAAAGCTGTCTGCTGCTTCAGCCAG ATACAAAGAGTCCATCTCCAAAGGCACCCGAGGGTTGAAGGAAAAGCTACTTGCTCGTAACAACTCAGTCAAGGAGATGAGCAAAGGAGTTCAACGTGAGATGACTGCAGGAATTGCTGGTGTTGCACGAATGTTCGAGCGCCTAGACCTTACCTCAAAGAAACCTGGTGCCCCTACTCCAGTTTCTGGTCGTAGTGGGGGTACTTCAAACTTCTCCGTCAAGGGAAAAGCTGTGCTAGAGAATGTTATTGTTCAGTCGTGTAATAAAAGTAGTGGAAGAATTGCTGATGAAAGTTCTGAAGCACCCTCTCAGATCATCAGGCTGACTTGA
- the LOC133710411 gene encoding L-type lectin-domain containing receptor kinase IV.1-like, protein MFVKLSVLLVLLVLLAPVEAQDLNFIYNDGFSGRSGLNLSLDGVAEITPKGLLKLTNDTKLKSGHAFYPNPVTFKNSENDTAFSFSTNFVFAIRSEYTTLSGHGIAFVIAPTRGLPGALPSQYLGLFNGSNNGNFSNHVFAVELDTIQNTEFSDINENHVGIDINGLHSVKAAAADYFDGHFKNLSLISGKEMRVWVEYDGTKKQIEVTIAPIAVATKPPTPLLSLKYDLSPILNKTMYVGFSSSTGSFLTSHYVVGWSFRMNGQAQDLIASKLPKLPSIAGKKRSMLFTFGVPLISVNLFLLVVSGVLYVIRRKRKFAEVLEDWELEYGPQRFKYKELYIATKGFREKELLGTGGFGKVYRGLLPSSEIEIAVKRVSHESRQGMKEFVAEIVSIGRLRHRNLVQLLGYCRRKGELLLVYDYMPNGSLDKYLYDQPEVTLNWSQRFKVIKGVASGLFYLHEEWEQVVIHRDVKASNVLLDGEMNGRLGDFGLARLYDHGTDPQTTHIVGTLGYLAPEHTRTGRATTSTDVFAFGAFLLEVACGKRPIMTQGPEDVILVDWVCSCWNRSDILEARDQSFGTDFVAEEVELVLKLGLLCSHSEPAARPSMRQVVQYLAGDVALPEVSLLGLSSSGLTGGHREGFDAYTLSYQSSLGNKLSHHSSFVAESALLSGGR, encoded by the exons ATGTTTGTCAAGCTTTCTGTTCTCCTAGTACTACTAGTACTTCTGGCACCAGTAGAAGCCCAAGACCTCAATTTCATCTACAATGATGGTTTCTCTGGCCGTTCTGGTCTTAATCTCAGTCTAGACGGCGTAGCAGAGATCACACCAAAAGGTCTCTTGAAGCTTACAAACGACACCAAACTGAAAAGTGGTCATGCCTTCTACCCTAACCCAGTAACCTTCAAGAACTCAGAGAACGACACCGCTTTCTCCTTCTCCACCAACTTTGTTTTTGCCATCCGATCAGAGTACACTACTCTCAGCGGCCATGGAATCGCCTTTGTCATCGCTCCGACGAGAGGCCTCCCCGGAGCTCTGCCGAGCCAGTACTTGGGCTTGTTCAACGGGTCCAACAATGGGAATTTCTCCAATCATGTTTTTGCTGTGGAGCTTGACACGATCCAGAACACGGAATTCAGTGACATCAATGAAAACCATGTTGGGATCGACATCAATGGTTTGCACTCTGTCAAAGCTGCTGCAGCTGATTATTTTGATGGTCACTTCAAGAACCTGAGTCTTATCAGTGGTAAAGAAATGAGAGTTTGGGTTGAATATGATGGTACCAAGAAGCAAATTGAAGTTACTATTGCTCCAATTGCTGTTGCAACGAAACCCCCAACTCCACTTTTGTCTTTGAAATATGACCTTTCCCCAATTCTCAACAAAACGATGTATGTTggcttttcttcttcaactggTTCATTCCTCACATCCCATTATGTAGTGGGTTGGAGCTTTAGGATGAATGGCCAAGCTCAAGATCTTATAGCTTCCAAACTTCCCAAGTTGCCTAGCATTGCAGGTAAAAAGAGGTCCATGCTTTTCACCTTTGGTGTGCCTCTGATTTCAGTGAATTTGTTTTTGCTGGTGGTTTCTGGGGTGCTTTATGTCATAAGAAGGAAGAGGAAGTTTGCAGAAGTGCTTGAAGATTGGGAGCTAGAGTATGGTCCTCAGAGGTTTAAGTACAAAGAATTGTACATAGCCACCAAAGGGTTTCGGGAAAAGGAGCTTTTGGGAACTGGGGGATTTGGTAAAGTTTATAGAGGTTTATTACCCTCCTCTGAAATTGAGATTGCAGTGAAGAGGGTATCACATGAATCAAGACAGGGGATGAAGGAATTTGTAGCAGAAATTGTTAGTATTGGCAGGCTTCGTCACCGGAATTTAGTACAACTGTTGGGATATTGCAG GCGAAAAGGGGAGCTGCTTTTGGTCTATGACTACATGCCTAATGGAAGCTTGGACAAATACCTCTATGATCAACCTGAGGTGACCCTTAATTGGAGCCAGAGGTTTAAAGTCATCAAAGGTGTGGCTTCCGGACTGTTCTATCTTCATGAAGAATGGGAACAGGTTGTGATTCATAGAGATGTGAAGGCCAGTAATGTGTTGCTAGATGGGGAAATGAATGGAAGGCTAGGAGATTTCGGGCTTGCAAGATTATACGACCATGGAACAGATCCTCAAACTACTCATATAGTTGGAACACTTGGGTACCTAGCCCCAGAGCACACAAGAACAGGTCGGGCCACCACGAGCACCGACGTGTTTGCTTTTGGGGCATTTTTGCTCGAAGTTGCTTGTGGAAAAAGGCCAATTATGACACAGGGTCCAGAAGATGTGATTTTGGTTGATTGGGTGTGTTCTTGTTGGAATCGTAGTGACATCCTTGAGGCAAGAGATCAGAGCTTTGGTACGGATTTCGTAGCCGAGGAAGTGGAGTTGGTGTTGAAGCTTGGGCTTTTGTGCTCTCATTCGGAGCCAGCGGCAAGGCCAAGCATGCGACAAGTCGTTCAGTACTTGGCCGGTGATGTTGCTTTGCCGGAAGTGTCACTTCTCGGGCTTTCTTCTAGTGGCTTAACGGGTGGACACCGTGAAGGTTTTGATGCCTATACTTTGTCGTATCAGTCTTCCTTAGGCAATAAGTTATCGCATCATTCATCATTTGTTGCAGAGTCGGCACTACTTTCAGGTGGTCGTTGA
- the LOC133709899 gene encoding DEAD-box ATP-dependent RNA helicase 58, chloroplastic isoform X2 has protein sequence MQVTRVARMLAAKPKEGELEQKGCTVMALLDGGMLTRHKSWLKAEPPTIVVATIGSLCQMLEKRIIKLESMRVLVIDEVDFMFGSKQVSSLRKLLTSYSSINSRQTVFASASIPQHRRFLHDCIQQKWTKNDAIHIHVNPVQPMPSCLHHRFVISGKNRRHETLLSLLQSDALQSGIIFVGEQSEKSKKAGNAPPTTLLVDFLKASYQGCSDILLLEEDMNFNSRAASLSELRQGSSYLLVSTDIAARGVDLPDTTHIYNFDLPRTAVDYLHRAGRTGRKPFSGKKCTVTNIIMSEERFVLQKYENELMFNCEELIV, from the exons ATGCAA GTTACGAGGGTTGCTAGAATGTTGGCGGCGAAGCCGAAGGAGGGGGAATTGGAGCAGAAAGGTTGTACTGTTATGGCTCTTTTGGATGGAGGAATGTTGACAAGGCACAAGAGTTGGTTGAAG GCAGAGCCACCTACAATTGTTGTGGCGACGATAGGGAGTTTGTGCCAAATGCTTGAGAAGCGTATCATTAAGCTTGAATCTATGCGAGTGCTGGTGATTGATGAG GTTGATTTTATGTTTGGTTCAAAACAAGTCAGTTCTCTTCGGAAGCTTTTGACATCATATTCGTCAATCAATAGCCGTCAGACTGTTTTTGCCAGTGCTTCCATTCCACAGCATAGGCGATTTTTACATGATTGTATACAACAGAAATGGACCAAG AATGATGCAATTCATATCCATGTCAATCCGGTTCAGCCCATGCCATCATGTTTACACCATAGATTTGTG ATAAGTGGTAAAAACAGAAGGCATGAAACCTTGTTGTCCTTATTGCAGTCCGATGCACTGCAGTCTGGCATTATTTTTGTCGGTGAGCAG TCCGAGAAGTCAAAGAAGGCTGGAAATGCTCCACCAACAACTCTATTAGTTGATTTCTTGAAGGCTTCATATCAGGGATGTTCAGACATCCTCCTTTTGGAAGAAGACATGAATTTCAACTCACGTGCAGCTTCTCTATCA GAACTGAGACAAGGAAGCAGCTATCTCCTTGTGTCAACAGATATAGCGGCTAGAGGGGTTGACCTACCAGACACCACTCACATATACAACTTTGATCTACCAAGAACTGCTGTTGATTATCTTCATCGAGCTGGGAGAACAGGTAGGAAACCGTTTTCAGGCAAGAAATGCACTGTAACCAACATTATAATGTCAGAGGAGCGATTTGTTTTGcaaaaatatgaaaatgaaCTGATGTTTAACTGTGAAGAGCTAATTGTATAG
- the LOC133712569 gene encoding glucose-1-phosphate adenylyltransferase large subunit 3, chloroplastic/amyloplastic, translating into MAVSADHCRISLSAAIQSCGAAGLAGRNPRGLVKFCNGEVMGKKLQLSQVQQGGGSMKNKKNGHVCMSLTAADVIGEVKLRDMDVERRNPKTVVAIVLGGGAGTRLFPLTKRRAKPAVPIGGAYRLIDVPMSNCINSGINKVYILTQYNSASLNRHISRAYNFGSGTTFGDGYVEVLAATQTPGESGQRWFQGTADAVRQFHWLFEDARSRDIEDVLILSGDHLYRMDYMDYIQNHRESGADITISCLPMDDSRASDFGLMKIDKKGKVLSFSEKPKGADLKAMAVDTTVLGLSVDEAVKKPYIASMGVYVFKKEILLNLLRWRFPTANDFGSEIIPASANEFFIKAYLFNDYWEDIGTIRSFFEANLALTQHPNKFSFYDAAKPMYTSRRNLPPSKIDGSKIVDSIISHGSFLTNCFIEHSVVGIRSRINANVHLKDTVMLGADYYETDSEVVSLLAEGRVPVGIGENTKIKDCIIDKNARIGKNVVIANTEGVQEADRSSEGFYIRSGVTVILKNSTIQDGLSI; encoded by the exons ATGGCAGTGTCGGCCGATCATTGCCGGATTTCCCTCTCCGCTGCTATCCAGTCATGCGGCGCAGCGGGGCTGGCGGGGAGGAATCCGAGGGGGCTTGtgaagttttgcaatggagaaGTGATGGGGAAGAAGCTGCAGCTGAGTCAGGTTCAGCAAGGAGGTGGTAGcatgaagaataagaagaatgGACATGTTTGTATGTCTCTTACTGCCGCTGATGTAATTGGTGAGGTCAAG TTAAGGGACATGGATGTAGAGAGGCGAAATCCAAAGACCGTCGTTGCAATTGTACTGGGAGGTGGAGCTGGTACTCGTCTTTTCCCACTCACCAAACGGCGAGCAAAGCCTGCT GTCCCAATAGGGGGAGCATACAGACTTATTGATGTGCCAATGAGCAACTGCATAAACAGTGGAATCAACAAAGTCTATATCCTCACTCAGTACAACTCAGCATCACTCAACAGGCACATTTCCCGAGCTTACAACTTTGGCAGCGGTACAACATTTGGCGATGGCTATGTAGAG GTTCTAGCTGCTACTCAAACTCCGGGAGAGTCAGGTCAGAGATGGTTCCAGGGCACTGCAGATGCTGTTCGACAGTTCCATTGGCTTTTTGAG GATGCAAGAAGTAGAGACATTGAGGATGTCCTGATTCTATCTGGAGATCACTTGTATCGAATGGACTACATGGACTACATTCAA AATCACCGGGAAAGTGGTGCAGATATTACCATTTCTTGTTTGCCAATGGATGACAG TCGTGCCTCAGATTTTGGTCTGATGAAGATAGACAAGAAAGGAAAGGTCCTCTCGTTCAGTGAAAAGCCTAAAGGAGCTGACCTGAAGGCAATG GCAGTAGATACGACAGTTCTGGGACTTTCTGTGGATGAGGCAGTAAAGAAGCCATACATTGCTTCAATGGGAGTGTACGTCTTCAAGAAGGAGATACTTCTGAATCTTCTAAG ATGGCGCTTCCCGACTGCAAATGACTTTGGATCAGAGATTATTCCAGCCTCAGCTAATGAATTTTTCATAAAG GCTTATCTGTTTAATGATTACTGGGAAGACATCGGAACCATCAGATCCTTCTTCGAGGCAAACCTTGCCCTCACTCAGCAT CCAAACAAGTTTAGTTTCTATGATGCAGCAAAGCCAATGTATACTTCAAGAAGAAACTTACCTCCATCAAAGATTGATGGTAGCAAG ATTGTTGACTCCATCATATCGCATGGAAGTTTCTTAACCAATTGCTTTATAGAGCACAGTGTTGTCGGTATCAGATCCCGGATAAACGCAAATGTTCACCTTAAG GACACCGTGATGCTTGGTGCTGATTACTACGAAACCGATTCTGAGGTGGTATCACTGTTAGCTGAAGGAAGAGTTCCCGTTGGAATAGGAGAGAACACAAAAATCAA AGACTGCATTATTGACAAAAACGCTAGAATCGGGAAGAATGTTGTTATTGCAAACACCGAG GGAGTACAAGAGGCTGACAGATCTTCGGAAGGGTTTTACATCCGCTCTGGTGTAACTGTTATATTGAAAAATTCAACTATCCAAGATGGACTTTCGATCTAA
- the LOC133709899 gene encoding DEAD-box ATP-dependent RNA helicase 58, chloroplastic isoform X1 — protein MATLSPTQLLPLSPPIHTSNSRHAHLSFQSLNPNPRIFSFNSFVSNFSPLPAVLSSSPTSTESDSDNDDVTLRRICEPHVPDHILCRMEELGYVAPTPVQRQALPTLFSGRDCILHAQTGSGKTLTYLLLIFAVVKTQRSAVQALIVVPTRELGMQVTRVARMLAAKPKEGELEQKGCTVMALLDGGMLTRHKSWLKAEPPTIVVATIGSLCQMLEKRIIKLESMRVLVIDEVDFMFGSKQVSSLRKLLTSYSSINSRQTVFASASIPQHRRFLHDCIQQKWTKNDAIHIHVNPVQPMPSCLHHRFVISGKNRRHETLLSLLQSDALQSGIIFVGEQSEKSKKAGNAPPTTLLVDFLKASYQGCSDILLLEEDMNFNSRAASLSELRQGSSYLLVSTDIAARGVDLPDTTHIYNFDLPRTAVDYLHRAGRTGRKPFSGKKCTVTNIIMSEERFVLQKYENELMFNCEELIV, from the exons ATGGCTACACTATCACCTACCCAGCTTCTCCCTCTATCACCCCCAATTCATACTTCAAATTCCCGCCATGCCCATTTGAGCTTCcaatccctaaaccctaaccctagaatCTTCTCATTCAATTCCTTTGTATCAAATTTTAGTCCTTTACCGGCGGTTCTGAGCTCTTCTCCGACCTCCACTGAATCCGACTCCGATAACGATGACGTCACTCTCCGGCGAATTTGCGAGCCCCATGTTCCGGACCACATACTGTGCAGAATGGAGGAATTGGGATACGTGGCGCCGACGCCGGTGCAGCGGCAGGCTCTGCCGACTCTGTTTTCCGGGCGGGACTGCATACTTCACGCCCAG ACAGGTTCTGGGAAGACGCTGACGTATCTGCTTTTGATATTTGCTGTGGTGAAGACTCAGAGATCGGCTGTGCAAGCCCTCATTGTAGTGCCCACTAGGGAACTTGGCATGCAA GTTACGAGGGTTGCTAGAATGTTGGCGGCGAAGCCGAAGGAGGGGGAATTGGAGCAGAAAGGTTGTACTGTTATGGCTCTTTTGGATGGAGGAATGTTGACAAGGCACAAGAGTTGGTTGAAG GCAGAGCCACCTACAATTGTTGTGGCGACGATAGGGAGTTTGTGCCAAATGCTTGAGAAGCGTATCATTAAGCTTGAATCTATGCGAGTGCTGGTGATTGATGAG GTTGATTTTATGTTTGGTTCAAAACAAGTCAGTTCTCTTCGGAAGCTTTTGACATCATATTCGTCAATCAATAGCCGTCAGACTGTTTTTGCCAGTGCTTCCATTCCACAGCATAGGCGATTTTTACATGATTGTATACAACAGAAATGGACCAAG AATGATGCAATTCATATCCATGTCAATCCGGTTCAGCCCATGCCATCATGTTTACACCATAGATTTGTG ATAAGTGGTAAAAACAGAAGGCATGAAACCTTGTTGTCCTTATTGCAGTCCGATGCACTGCAGTCTGGCATTATTTTTGTCGGTGAGCAG TCCGAGAAGTCAAAGAAGGCTGGAAATGCTCCACCAACAACTCTATTAGTTGATTTCTTGAAGGCTTCATATCAGGGATGTTCAGACATCCTCCTTTTGGAAGAAGACATGAATTTCAACTCACGTGCAGCTTCTCTATCA GAACTGAGACAAGGAAGCAGCTATCTCCTTGTGTCAACAGATATAGCGGCTAGAGGGGTTGACCTACCAGACACCACTCACATATACAACTTTGATCTACCAAGAACTGCTGTTGATTATCTTCATCGAGCTGGGAGAACAGGTAGGAAACCGTTTTCAGGCAAGAAATGCACTGTAACCAACATTATAATGTCAGAGGAGCGATTTGTTTTGcaaaaatatgaaaatgaaCTGATGTTTAACTGTGAAGAGCTAATTGTATAG